A genome region from Paramisgurnus dabryanus chromosome 12, PD_genome_1.1, whole genome shotgun sequence includes the following:
- the LOC135738505 gene encoding zona pellucida sperm-binding protein 4-like → MAESWFLRQVLVLFVGFWAFCHAVPQRSNLLQSSQASVYQQSGQQSPQMFQFQQKQPQQQQQQPQQQQKQPQQQQQQKQPQQQQPPQQQQKQPQPQQKQPQQQPPVLKTDPLNMCSVADSDQIQCGQPGISGAECEAINCCFNGQQCYYGMSVTVQCIRDGQFVLVVARDVTLPHLSLDSIHLLGGSDPPCAPVGSTPSFAIYQFPVTACGTSMTEENGYVVYENRMTSSYEVGIGPLGSITRDSHFELLFQCRYSATAVEALVVEVNTVPPPPPVAAPGPLRVELRLANGQCVTKGCAEGDEAYTSYYSSAEYPVTKVLREPVYVEVHIMERTDPNIVLMLGHCWATTTPSPLSLPQWDLLVNGCPYQDDRYLTTLVPVVGSSALPFPTHYKRFIVKMFTFVDPASMAPLQETIFIHCSTAVCHPASGSCEQSCARKRRAVDVVSTSSEGAVVSSGAVTIIKT, encoded by the exons ATGGCAGAGAGTTGGTTTTTGAGGCAGGTTTTGGTGCTGTTTGTGGGGTTTTGGGCTTTCTGCCATGCTGTTCCACAGCGGAGTAATTTACTCCAGAGTTCTCAAGCTTCAGTCTATCAACAATCTGGACAACAGTCTCCTCAGATGTTTCAGTTTCAACAGAAGCAgccacagcagcagcagcaacaaCCACAGCAGCAACaaaaacaaccacaacaacagcagcagcaaaaacaaccacaacagcagCAACCACCACAGCAGCAGCAAAAACAACCACAGCCGCAACaaaaacaaccacaacagcagCCACCTGTGCTGAAAACAGATCCTCTTAACATGTGTAGTGTTGCTGATTCTGATCAAATCCAATGTGGACAACCTGGAATCAGTGGTGCTGAGTGTGAAGCTATCAACTGCTGCTTTAATGGACAGCAGTGTTATTATGGGATGTCAG TGACTGTCCAGTGTATCAGAGATGGTCAGTTTGTGTTAGTGGTGGCTAGAGATGTTACACTGCCTCATCTGAGTCTGGATTCGATCCATCTACTGGGTGGAAGTGATCCACCTTGTGCTCCTGTTGGTTCCACACCTTCCTTTGCCATATACCAGTTTCCTGTCACAGCCTGTGGCACAAGCATGACG GAGGAAAACGGCTATGTGGTGTATGAGAACAGAATGACTTCATCCTATGAAGTGGGGATTGGACCTCTTGGTTCCATCACAAGAGACAGTCATTTTGA GCTTCTCTTCCAGTGTAGATATTCTGCCACTGCTGTGGAAGCTCTGGTTGTGGAGGTCAACACCGTTCCTCCTCCTCCACCAGTAGCTGCTCCTGGACCTCTCAGGGTGGAGCTTAGACTGGCAAATGGTCAGTGTGTCACCAAAGGCTGTGCAGAAG GGGATGAGGCGTACACTTCCTACTACAGTAGTGCTGAATATCCAGTCACTAAGGTCCTACGTGAGCCTGTGTACGTTGAGGTGCACATTATGGAGCGGACCGACCCCAATATTGTCCTGATGTTGGGACATTGTTGGGCAACAACAACCCCGAGTCCACTCAGTCTACCCCAGTGGGACCTTCTAGTTAATGG ATGCCCTTACCAGGATGATCGTTACCTGACCACTCTGGTTCCTGTGGTTGGCTCTTCTGCTCTTCCGTTCCCAACCCACTACAAACGCTTTATTGTAAAGATGTTTACATTTGTGGATCCAGCATCAATGGCCCCTCTGCAGGAAACC ATCTTCATTCACTGCAGTACAGCAGTCTGCCATCCTGCTTCTGGCTCCTGCGAGCAGAGCTGTGCCAGGAAAC GTCGAGCAGTTGATGTGGTGTCCACCTCTAGTGAGGGAGCTGTGGTTTCTAGCGGAGCTGTAACTATCATCAAGACTTGA
- the LOC135738502 gene encoding zona pellucida sperm-binding protein 4-like, which produces MAKSWFLREVLVLFVGFWAFCHAVPQRSNLLQSSQASVYQQSGQQSPQMFQFQQKQPQQQQQQKQPQQQQPQQQQKQPQQQQPQQQQKQPLQQQQQKPLQQQQPKPPQQQQPQQQQKQPQQQPPVLKTDPLNMCSVADSDQIQCGQPGISGAECEAINCCFNGQQCYYGMSVTVQCIRDGQFVLVVARDVTLPHLSLDSIHLLGGSDPPCAPVGSTPSFAIYQFPVTACGTSMMEENGYVVYENRMTSSYEVGIGPLGSITRDSHFELLFQCRYSATAVEALVVEVNTVPPPPPVAAPGPLRVELRLANGQCVTKGCAEGDEAYTSYYSDAEYPVTKVLREPVYVEVHIMERTDPNIVLMLGHCWATTTPSPLSLPQWDLLVNGCPYQDDRYLTTLVPVVGSSDLPFPTHYKRFIVKMFTFVDPASMAPLQETIFIHCSTAVCHPASGSCEQSCARKRRAVDVVSTSSEGAVVSSGAVTIMI; this is translated from the exons ATGGCAAAGAGTTGGTTTTTGAGGGAGGTTTTGGTGCTGTTTGTGGGGTTTTGGGCTTTCTGCCATGCTGTTCCACAGCGGAGTAATTTACTCCAGAGTTCTCAAGCTTCAGTCTATCAACAATCTGGACAACAGTCTCCTCAGATGTTTCAGTTTCAACAGAAGCAGccgcagcagcagcagcaacaaaaacaaccacaacagcagCAACCGCAGCAGCAACAAAAACAACCACAGCAGCAGCAACCACAGCAGCAACAAAAACAACCACTGCAACAGCAGCAACAAAAACCACTGCAACAGCAGCAACCAAAACCACCGCAACAGCAGCAACCACAGCAGCAACaaaaacaaccacaacagcagCCACCTGTGCTGAAAACAGATCCTCTTAACATGTGTAGTGTTGCTGATTCTGATCAGATCCAATGTGGACAACCTGGAATCAGTGGTGCTGAGTGTGAAGCTATCAACTGCTGCTTTAATGGACAGCAGTGTTATTATGGGATGTCAG TGACTGTCCAGTGTATCAGAGATGGTCAGTTTGTGTTAGTGGTGGCTAGAGATGTTACACTGCCTCATCTGAGTCTGGATTCGATCCATCTACTGGGTGGAAGTGATCCACCTTGTGCTCCTGTTGGTTCCACACCTTCCTTTGCCATATACCAGTTTCCTGTCACAGCTTGTGGCACGAGCATGATG GAGGAAAACGGCTATGTGGTGTATGAGAACAGAATGACTTCATCCTATGAAGTGGGGATTGGACCTCTTGGTTCCATCACAAGAGACAGTCATTTTGA GCTTCTCTTCCAGTGTAGATATTCTGCCACTGCTGTGGAAGCTCTGGTTGTGGAGGTCAACACAGTTCCTCCTCCTCCACCGGTAGCTGCTCCTGGACCTCTCAGGGTGGAGCTTAGACTGGCAAATGGTCAGTGTGTCACCAAAGGCTGTGCAGAAG GGGATGAGGCGTACACTTCCTACTACAGTGATGCTGAATATCCAGTCACTAAGGTCCTGCGAGAGCCTGTGTACGTTGAGGTGCACATTATGGAGCGGACCGACCCCAATATTGTCCTGATGTTGGGACATTGTTGGGCGACAACAACCCCGAGTCCCCTCAGTCTACCCCAGTGGGACCTTCTAGTTAATGG ATGCCCTTACCAGGATGATCGTTACCTGACCACTCTGGTTCCTGTGGTTGGCTCTTCTGATCTTCCGTTCCCAACCCACTACAAACGCTTTATTGTTAAGATGTTTACATTTGTGGATCCAGCATCAATGGCCCCTCTGCAGGAAACC ATCTTCATTCACTGCAGTACAGCAGTCTGCCATCCTGCTTCTGGCTCCTGTGAGCAGAGCTGTGCCAGGAAAC GTCGAGCAGTTGATGTGGTGTCCACCTCTAGTGAGGGAGCTGTGGTTTCTAGCGGAGCTGTTACTATCATGATTTGA
- the LOC135738504 gene encoding zona pellucida sperm-binding protein 4-like: protein MAESWFMREFLVLFVGFWAFCHAVPQRTNLLQSSQASVYQQSGQQSPQMFQFQQKQPQQQQQQPPQQQPQPQQQKQPQQPQQQQKQPQQQQQKQPQQQQQKQPQQQQQKQPQQQQPQQQQKQPQQQPPVLKTDPLNMCSVADSDQIQCGQPGISGAECEAINCCFNGQQCYYGMSVTVQCIRDGQFVLVVARDVTLPHLSLDSIHLLGGSDPPCAPVGSTPSFAIYQFPVTACGTSMTEENGYVVYENRMTSSYEVGIGPLGSITRDSHFELLFQCRYSATAVEALVVEVNTVPPPPPVAAPGPLRVELRLANGQCVTKGCAEGDEAYTSYYSDAEYPVTKVLREPVYVEVHIMERTDPNIVLMLGHCWATTTPSPLSLPQWDLLVNGCPYQDDRYLTTLVPVVGSSALPFPTHYKRFIVKMFTFVDPASMAPLQETIFIHCSTAVCHPASGSCEQSCARKRRAVDVVSTSSEGAVVSSGAVTIIMT from the exons ATGGCAGAGAGTTGGTTTATGAGGGAGTTTTTGGTGCTGTTTGTGGGGTTTTGGGCTTTCTGCCATGCTGTTCCACAGCGGACTAATTTACTCCAGAGTTCTCAAGCTTCAGTCTATCAACAATCTGGCCAACAGTCTCCTCAGATGTTTCAGTTTCAACAGAAGCAgccacagcagcagcagcaacaaCCACCGCAGCAACAACCACAACCGCAGCAGCaaaaacaaccacaacaacCGCAGCAGCAACaaaaacaaccacaacagcagcaacaaaaacaaccacaacagcagcaacaaaaacaaccacaacagcagcaacaaaaacaaccacaacagcagCAACCACAGCAGCAACaaaaacaaccacaacagcagCCACCTGTGCTGAAAACAGATCCTCTTAACATGTGTAGTGTTGCTGATTCTGATCAGATCCAATGTGGACAACCTGGAATCAGTGGTGCTGAGTGTGAAGCTATCAACTGCTGCTTTAATGGACAGCAGTGTTATTATGGGATGTCAG TGACTGTCCAGTGTATCAGAGATGGTCAGTTTGTGTTAGTGGTGGCTAGAGATGTTACACTGCCTCATCTGAGTCTGGATTCGATCCATCTACTGGGTGGAAGTGATCCACCTTGTGCTCCTGTTGGTTCCACACCTTCCTTTGCCATATACCAGTTTCCTGTCACAGCCTGTGGCACAAGCATGACG GAGGAAAACGGCTATGTGGTTTATGAGAACAGAATGACTTCATCCTATGAAGTGGGGATTGGACCTCTTGGCTCCATCACAAGAGACAGCCATTTTGA GCTTCTCTTCCAGTGTAGATATTCTGCCACTGCTGTGGAAGCTCTGGTTGTGGAGGTCAACACCGTTCCTCCTCCTCCACCAGTAGCTGCTCCTGGACCCCTCAGGGTGGAGCTTAGACTGGCAAATGGTCAGTGTGTCACCAAAGGCTGTGCAGAAG GGGATGAGGCGTACACTTCCTACTACAGTGATGCTGAATATCCAGTCACTAAGGTCCTGCGAGAGCCTGTGTACGTTGAGGTGCACATTATGGAGCGTACTGACCCAAATATTGTCCTGATGTTGGGACATTGTTGGGCAACAACAACCCCGAGTCCACTCAGTCTACCCCAGTGGGACCTTCTAGTTAATGG ATGCCCTTACCAGGATGATCGTTACCTGACCACTCTGGTTCCTGTGGTTGGCTCTTCTGCTCTTCCGTTCCCAACCCACTACAAACGCTTTATTGTAAAGATGTTTACATTTGTGGATCCAGCATCAATGGCCCCTCTGCAGGAAACC ATCTTCATTCACTGCAGTACAGCAGTCTGCCATCCTGCTTCTGGCTCCTGCGAGCAGAGCTGTGCCAGGAAAC GTCGAGCAGTTGATGTGGTGTCCACCTCTAGTGAGGGAGCTGTGGTTTCTAGCGGAGCTGTTACTATCATCATGACTTGA
- the LOC135738503 gene encoding zona pellucida sperm-binding protein 4-like produces the protein MAESWFMRQFLVLFVGFCAFCHAVPQRSNLLQSSQASVYQQSGQQSPQMFQFQQKQPQQQQQPQQQQKQPQQQQQQKQPQQQQQKQPQQQPPVLKTDPLNMCSVADSDKIQCGQPGISGAECEAINCCFNGQQCYYGMSVTVQCIRDGQFVLVVARDVTLPHLSLDSIHLLGGSDPPCAPVGSTPSFAIYQFPVTACGTSMTEENGYVVYENRMTSSYEVGIGPLGSITRDSHFELLFQCRYSATAVQALVVEVNTVPPPPPVAAPGPLRVELRLANGQCVTKGCAEGDEAYTSYYSDAEYPVTKVLREPVYVEVHIMERTDPNVVLMLGHCWGTTTPSPLSLPQWDLLVNGCPYQDDRYLTTLVPVVGSSALPFPTHYKRFIVKMFTFVDPASMAPLQETIFIHCSTAVCHPASGSCEQSCARKRRAVDVVSTSSEGAVVSSGAVTIIKT, from the exons ATGGCAGAGAGTTGGTTTATGAGGCAGTTTTTGGTGCTGTTTGTGGGGTTTTGTGCTTTCTGCCATGCTGTTCCACAGCGGAGTAATTTACTCCAGAGTTCTCAAGCTTCAGTCTATCAACAATCTGGACAACAGTCTCCTCAGATGTTTCAGTTTCAACAGAAGCAgccacagcagcagcagcaaccACAACAGCAACaaaaacaaccacaacaacagcagcagcaaaaacaaccacaacagcagcaacaaaaacaaccacaacagcagCCACCTGTGCTGAAAACAGATCCTCTTAACATGTGTAGTGTTGCTGATTCTGATAAGATCCAATGTGGACAACCTGGAATCAGTGGTGCTGAGTGTGAAGCTATCAACTGCTGCTTTAATGGACAGCAGTGTTATTATGGGATGTCAG TGACTGTCCAGTGTATCAGAGATGGTCAGTTTGTGTTAGTGGTGGCTAGAGATGTTACACTGCCTCATCTGAGTCTGGATTCGATCCATCTACTGGGTGGAAGTGATCCACCTTGTGCTCCTGTTGGTTCCACACCTTCCTTTGCCATATACCAGTTTCCTGTCACAGCCTGTGGCACAAGCATGACG GAGGAAAACGGCTATGTGGTTTATGAGAACAGAATGACTTCATCCTATGAAGTGGGGATTGGACCTCTTGGTTCCATCACAAGAGACAGCCATTTTGA GCTTCTCTTCCAGTGTAGATATTCTGCCACTGCTGTGCAAGCTCTGGTTGTGGAGGTCAACACCGTTCCTCCTCCTCCACCAGTAGCTGCTCCTGGACCTCTCAGGGTGGAGCTTAGACTGGCAAATGGTCAGTGTGTCACCAAAGGCTGTGCAGAAG GGGACGAGGCGTACACTTCCTACTACAGTGATGCTGAATATCCAGTCACTAAGGTCCTGCGAGAGCCTGTGTACGTTGAGGTGCACATTATGGAGCGTACCGACCCAAATGTTGTCCTGATGTTGGGACATTGTTGGGGGACAACAACCCCGAGTCCCCTCAGTCTACCCCAGTGGGACCTTCTAGTTAATGG ATGCCCTTACCAGGATGATCGTTACCTGACCACTCTGGTTCCTGTGGTTGGCTCTTCTGCTCTTCCGTTCCCAACCCACTACAAACGCTTTATTGTAAAGATGTTTACATTTGTGGATCCAGCATCAATGGCCCCTCTGCAGGAAACC ATCTTCATTCACTGCAGTACAGCAGTCTGCCATCCTGCTTCTGGCTCCTGCGAGCAGAGCTGTGCCAGGAAAC GTCGAGCAGTTGATGTGGTGTCCACCTCTAGTGAGGGAGCTGTGGTTTCTAGCGGAGCTGTAACTATCATCAAGACTTGA
- the LOC135738500 gene encoding zona pellucida sperm-binding protein 4-like isoform X2: MAESWFMREFLVLFVGFWAFCHAVPQRSNLLQSHQASVYQQSGQQSPQMFQFQQKQQPQQQQQKQPQQQQQKQPQQQQPQQQQKQPQQQPPVLKTDPLDKCSVADYDQIQCGQPGISGAECEAINCCFNGQQCYYGMSVTVQCIRDGQFVLVVARDVTLPHLSLDSIHLLGGSDPPCAPVGSTPSFAIYQFPVTACGTSMMEENGYVVYENRMTSSYEVGIGPLGSITRDSHFELLFQCRYSATAVQALVVEVNTVPPPPPVAAPGPLRVELRLANGQCVTKGCAEGDEAYTSYYSDAEYPVTKVLREPVYVEVHIMERTDPNIVLMLGHCWATTTPSPLSLPQWDLLVNGCPYQDDRYLTTLVPVVGSSDLPFPTHYKRFIVKMFTFVDPASMAPLQETIFIHCSTAVCHPASGSCEQSCARKRRAVDVVSTSSEGAVVSSRAVTIIMT; encoded by the exons ATGGCAGAGAGTTGGTTTATGAGGGAGTTTTTGGTGCTGTTTGTGGGGTTTTGGGCTTTCTGCCATGCTGTTCCACAGCGGAGTAATTTACTCCAGAGTCATCAAGCTTCAGTCTATCAGCAATCTGGACAACAGTCTCCTCAGATGTTTCAGTTTCAACAGAAGCAGCAACCACAACAGCAGCAACaaaaacaaccacaacagcagcaacaaaaacaaccacaacagcagCAACCACAGCAGCAACaaaaacaaccacaacagcagCCACCTGTGCTGAAAACAGATCCTCTTGACAAGTGTAGTGTTGCTGATTATGATCAGATCCAATGTGGACAACCTGGAATCAGTGGTGCTGAGTGTGAAGCTATCAACTGCTGCTTTAATGGACAGCAGTGTTATTATGGGATGTCAG TGACTGTCCAGTGTATCAGAGATGGTCAGTTTGTGTTAGTGGTGGCTAGAGATGTTACACTGCCTCATCTGAGTCTGGATTCGATCCATCTACTGGGTGGAAGTGATCCACCTTGTGCTCCTGTTGGTTCCACACCTTCCTTTGCCATATACCAGTTTCCTGTCACAGCTTGTGGCACGAGTATGATG GAGGAAAACGGCTATGTGGTGTATGAGAACAGAATGACTTCATCCTATGAAGTGGGGATTGGACCTCTTGGCTCCATCACAAGAGACAGCCATTTTGA GCTTCTCTTCCAGTGTAGATATTCTGCCACTGCTGTGCAAGCTCTGGTTGTGGAGGTCAACACCGTTCCTCCTCCTCCACCAGTAGCTGCTCCTGGACCTCTCAGGGTGGAGCTTAGACTGGCAAATGGTCAGTGTGTCACCAAAGGCTGTGCAGAAG GGGATGAGGCGTACACTTCCTACTACAGTGATGCTGAATATCCAGTCACTAAGGTCCTGCGAGAGCCTGTGTACGTTGAGGTGCATATTATGGAGCGGACCGACCCCAATATTGTCCTGATGTTGGGACATTGTTGGGCAACAACAACCCCGAGTCCCCTCAGTCTACCCCAGTGGGACCTTCTAGTTAATGG ATGCCCTTACCAGGATGATCGTTACCTGACCACTCTGGTTCCTGTGGTTGGCTCTTCTGATCTTCCGTTCCCAACCCACTACAAACGCTTTATTGTAAAGATGTTTACATTTGTGGATCCAGCATCAATGGCCCCTCTGCAGGAAACT ATCTTCATTCACTGCAGTACAGCAGTCTGCCATCCTGCTTCTGGCTCCTGTGAGCAGAGCTGTGCCAGGAAAC GTAGAGCAGTTGATGTGGTGTCCACCTCTAGTGAGGGAGCTGTGGTTTCTAGCAGAGCTGTTACTATCATCATGACTTGA